A stretch of Eschrichtius robustus isolate mEscRob2 chromosome 6, mEscRob2.pri, whole genome shotgun sequence DNA encodes these proteins:
- the LOC137766680 gene encoding double homeobox protein 4-like protein 4, with the protein MDSSSSSGTYSSSTGRLSRPSRRRRLVLRLSQKDTLQALFQQNPYPGITTRERLARELGIPESRIQVWFQNQRRRRLKQSRLPSENAFKGGQSQPLRPPPPQALTRGAAPGCCVGHPLMFIVVQPSLAALQGCQNPQPLPATVPWGEGTHAVIASGQPAQGAIVPPAPPETHFWPQQPTSSEETSPQLEQQPLHSALPGSSSLLDELLSDADILDKAGPFPNADAEEEELAATLEAPLSEEEFQALLDMLPGSPVPQA; encoded by the exons ATGGATTCGTCCAGCTCGTCCGGCACATACAGCAGCTCCACAG GCCGACTCTCAAGACCATCACGAAGGAGGAGGCTGGTTCTGAGGCTGAGTCAGAAGGACACCCTGCAAGCACTCTTTCAACAGAACCCCTACCCCGGGATAACGACCAGAGAACGGCTGGCACGAGAACTGGGCATTCCAGAAAGCAGAATTCAG GTTTGGTTTCAAAACCAACGAAGAAGACGCCTAAAGCAGAGCCGATTGCCGTCGGAGAATGCCTTCAAAGGGGGGCAGTCGCAGCCGCTGCGGCCGCCACCACCTCAGGCTTTGACTCGAG GGGCTGCCCCTGGGTGCTGTGTGGGCCACCCGTTGATGTTCATCGTGGTCCAGCCCAGCCTGGCAGCACTTCAGGGATGCCAGAACCCGCAGCCTCTTCCGGCCACAGTTCCGTGGGGCGAAGGGACACATGCTGTCATCGCCAGTGGGCAGCCTGCCCAGGGGGCCATCGTGCCGCCTGCACCGCCAGAGACACACTTTTGGCCGCAGCAGCCAACCTCAAGTGAAGAGACATCTCCCCAGCTGGAGCAACAGCCCCTGCACTCAGCCCTTCCAGGCTCTTCAAGCCTCCTGGACGAACTCTTGTCAGACGCGGACATTCTGGACAAGGCAGGCCCTTTTCCGAATGCGGACGCAGAGGAAGAGGAACTTGCGGCAACCCTGGAAGCCCCCCTCAGCGAGGAAGAATTCCAGGCCTTGCTCGACATGCTGCCAGGCTCCCCAGTGCCACAGGCTTAG
- the LOC137766681 gene encoding double homeobox protein 4-like protein 4, with amino-acid sequence MDSSSSSGTYSSSTGRLSRPSRRRRLVLRLSQKDTLQALFQQNPYPGITTRERLARELGIPESRIQVWFQNQRRRRLKQSRLLSENAFKGGQSQPLRPPPPQALTRGAAPGCCVGHPLMFIVVQPSLAALQGCQNPQPLPATVPWGEGTHAVIASGQPAQGAIVPPAPPETHFWPQQPTSSEETSPQLEQQPQHSALPGSSSLLDELLSDADILDKAGPFPNADAEEEELAATLEAPLSEEEFQALLDMLPGSPVPQA; translated from the exons ATGGATTCGTCCAGCTCGTCCGGCACATACAGCAGCTCCACAG GCCGACTCTCAAGACCATCGCGAAGGAGGAGGCTGGTTCTGAGGCTGAGTCAGAAGGACACCCTGCAAGCACTCTTTCAACAGAACCCCTACCCCGGGATAACGACCAGAGAACGGCTGGCACGAGAACTGGGCATTCCAGAAAGCAGAATTCAG GTTTGGTTTCAAAACCAACGAAGAAGACGCCTAAAGCAGAGCCGATTGCTGTCGGAGAATGCCTTCAAAGGGGGGCAGTCGCAGCCGCTGCGGCCGCCACCACCTCAGGCTTTGACTCGAG GGGCTGCCCCTGGGTGCTGTGTGGGCCACCCGTTGATGTTCATCGTGGTCCAGCCCAGCCTGGCAGCACTTCAGGGATGCCAGAACCCGCAGCCTCTTCCGGCCACAGTTCCGTGGGGCGAAGGGACACATGCTGTCATCGCCAGTGGGCAGCCTGCCCAGGGGGCCATCGTGCCGCCTGCACCGCCAGAGACACACTTTTGGCCGCAGCAGCCAACCTCAAGTGAAGAGACATCTCCCCAGCTGGAGCAACAGCCCCAGCACTCAGCCCTTCCAGGCTCTTCAAGCCTCCTGGACGAACTCTTGTCAGACGCGGACATTCTGGACAAGGCAGGCCCTTTTCCGAATGCGGACGCAGAGGAAGAGGAACTTGCGGCAACCCTGGAAGCCCCCCTCAGCGAGGAAGAATTCCAGGCCTTGCTCGACATGCTGCCAGGCTCCCCAGTGCCACAGGCTTAG
- the LOC137766682 gene encoding double homeobox protein 4-like protein 4 → MDSSSSSGTYSSSTGRLSRPSRRRRLVLRLSQKDTLQALFQQNPYPGITTRERLARELGIPESRIQVWFQNQRRRRLKQSRLLSENAFKGGQSQPLRPPPPQALTRESLGREARRKRTFISPSQTRVLVQAFERDRFPSIAAREELAHQTGIPEPRIQIWFQNRRARHPKQSASGPVNALAEGPDATSAVTALSDQSPPPTVHSSSHRYPPSHAPESTQSFAAANPVFSPTFLLPGAAPGCCVGHPLMFIVVQPSLAALQGCQNPQPLPATVPWGEGTHAVIASGQPAQGAIVPPAPPETHFWPQQPTSSEETSPQLEQQPQHSALPGSSSLLDELLSDADILDKAGPFPNADAEEEELAATLEAPLSEEEFQALLDMLPGSPVPQA, encoded by the exons ATGGATTCGTCCAGCTCGTCCGGCACATACAGCAGCTCCACAG GCCGACTCTCAAGACCATCGCGAAGGAGGAGGCTGGTTCTGAGGCTGAGTCAGAAGGACACCCTGCAAGCACTCTTTCAACAGAACCCCTACCCCGGGATAACGACCAGAGAACGGCTGGCACGAGAACTGGGCATTCCAGAAAGCAGAATTCAG GTTTGGTTTCAAAACCAACGAAGAAGACGCCTAAAGCAGAGCCGATTGCTGTCGGAGAATGCCTTCAAAGGGGGGCAGTCGCAGCCGCTGCGGCCGCCACCACCTCAGGCTTTGACTCGAG AAAGCTTGGGAAGAGAGGCCAGGCGAAAGAGGACTTTCATCTCTCCTTCTCAAACAAGGGTCCTTGTGCAAGCCTTTGAGAGGGATCGATTTCCATCTATTGCTGCCAGGGAAGAATTGGCTCACCAGACAGGAATTCCTGAACCTCGAATCCAG ATATGGTTCCAGAACCGAAGAGCTCGGCACCCAAAGCAGAGCGCTAGTGGGCCTGTGAATGCCCTGGCCGAAGGACCAGATGCCACGTCAGCCGTGACTGCCCTGTCGGACCAAAGCCCCCCGCCCACTGTCCATAGCAGCTCTCATCGTTATCCTCCCTCTCATGCACCCGAGAGCACGCAATCCTTTGCTGCGGCCAATCCTGTTTTCTCCCCCACCTTTCTTCTGCCAGGGGCTGCCCCTGGGTGCTGTGTGGGCCACCCGTTGATGTTCATCGTGGTCCAGCCCAGCCTGGCAGCACTTCAGGGATGCCAGAACCCGCAGCCTCTTCCGGCCACAGTTCCGTGGGGCGAAGGGACACATGCTGTCATCGCCAGTGGGCAGCCTGCCCAGGGGGCCATCGTGCCGCCTGCACCGCCAGAGACACACTTTTGGCCGCAGCAGCCAACCTCAAGTGAAGAGACATCTCCCCAGCTGGAGCAACAGCCCCAGCACTCAGCCCTTCCAGGCTCTTCAAGCCTCCTGGACGAACTCTTGTCAGACGCGGACATTCTGGACAAGGCAGGCCCTTTTCCGAATGCGGACGCAGAGGAAGAGGAACTTGCGGCAACCCTGGAAGCCCCCCTCAGCGAGGAAGAATTCCAGGCCTTGCTCGACATGCTGCCAGGCTCCCCAGTGCCACAGGCTTAG